From Cygnus atratus isolate AKBS03 ecotype Queensland, Australia chromosome 1, CAtr_DNAZoo_HiC_assembly, whole genome shotgun sequence, the proteins below share one genomic window:
- the SMCO4 gene encoding single-pass membrane and coiled-coil domain-containing protein 4 — MRQLRGKPKKETSKDKKERKQAMQEARQQITTVVLPTLAIVVLLIVVFVYVATRPNTTE; from the coding sequence ATGAGGCAGCTAAGAGGAAAGCCCAAAAAAGAGACCtccaaagacaaaaaggagaggaaacaggCGATGCAAGAGGCCCGGCAACAGATCACCACTGTAGTGCTTCCCACGCTGGCCATCGTAGTACTGCTGATTGTGGTGTTTGTTTATGTAGCAACTCGTCCAAATACGACTGAATGA